GTGATATATGATCAATGCAAAATCATCATAACTGACAGCCAATTCTTCTTCAAGAATTCTACACAGAGCAACAACAGAAGGAAAAGGGTTATTGCACACCAAAAGTGGACAAATGATTGTCTCAAAAGAATCATTAGCATACAGCAAGGTAGATATTATGTCAGTTCTGCCATGCACGCAGCCACAAGAACATATTGAAATATGAAAGTCaaactaccaaaaaaaaaatacgaAAGTAACAAAAAGCAAAAGGACAATAACCTAGAGCTGCTTCCTTTGAGTTGGTGAACGTAAGCATCCACTTTTGAGTAATCAACAACAGCTTGATCCCTGAACAACAAGCACACGGCACCAtttcagcaaatcagcaaaattaggTCAAATCTGCACCGAACCAGACACAACAAACATGTGGAGAATACATTAATTTCGTCAGGTCCGCAAGTATCCTCTCTGAATCCTCACAGAACAAGGTGACCACCTCTGCCACGAAGCCAGGGTTGCTCCCATCTTGTAGCATCTGAAGCTGCTGGAACTGTTCATCCAACAATCCCTGAAACAAGAAAAAACAATAGCTAAAGGTCAGATAATCATCGTAACCTCTCATCTCATACAAATCGTCACACCCTAGTCCACTAAAATCAAGTACTAGTAGATAAAAACACAACCAAAATCTTGATTTATAGAATTAAAAACGAGATTTTTGAAATAATGGCATGTGAATATAAAGGAACGATATAAGGAAAAACGaagttttcaatcaaattaaagtCAACTATGTAGATTTTGGTCATCCAATAGGCCAAAAACACTAAAAGATCAATAATGAATCAGCAGAAACAAACTTCCTGGAGATCCCAAAAGCAGATTACAAAATCATGCGGAATCAAAACAGAAACAGAATAAAAATATAGTTTTTCGTACAAGAAATCAGGAACTAAAACCCTAAATAGTAATAAATGATTCCAAATGAAAGAAACCCGGATGCACCTAGGGATTCGAGTACCTCTGCGAACATGGAGTTCACCAATCCATTCAGCTGCTCCTTTAGAGCCGTTGCAGCCATTCAGAAAGAATTCAgagatgagagaaagagagaggagaacaaGCAAGAATGGCACGAGAGGGGGCGGAAGGGACCACAAACCAGCTCCTGCCTGTAACCACAAGGCTCGTACAAACTTCCAGACAAAGCTATCACAGAGAGAGGGGATTGGGGtgactaaaataaatataaataaatgagataataaatcataaaataataacaataaGAAGAAGGAGTAAATAATGTTGGGAGGCTTTTTGGGTGAGGGATGATGCTGTTTGTTATACTTTACCCCTTCTTCACTTTTGAAGGTGCAAGAGACAGCAGCTTCTCTGGCACCTGTTCTGATTCCGGATCACAcgcttttttttctcctttttttttttctctttttttttcaccaTCTTAATTCTTTTCTGAAGAAAGAGGAAGAGATTGATGGACTTCGAGAAAGGACTTTGGACGTGACTTTGCTGACATGGAGGTCTTTTACTATTGAGGTTGTGAGCGAATGGAGCGGCGAAGCATTTGGTTAGCTGACGCATAGCTAAGAACCTTGGGAgcatctttctaattaattttttaatgaaatgTTTTAATGGTCAGTGGATGAGCTCTAATTTTTTTCCCAGATACGCTCTCATTCGGGTGGTCTCCTCCGAACAGAGATGCATGCACTTGGatcagtctctctctctctctctctctttttgttttttttagtaAATCAGTGTTTATCATTTCACGTGGAAgcaaaagcaaaaaagaaaaaaaaaaaaaggaaaccatAAAAGAATACAACAAGGATGGACGGctatgatttgaattaattaaattttcatcgAAGTATTGTAGTAAATGCCAGAGAAACTTGGTGTTCCGCTTGTTTGCACTTCTTGGCAGAGGTTTGAGTATAAATCATATCAACTGAACAACAAATCTGTGACAATTGCCAAGAAGTGCCCAAGACAGGCAATGTCCATTTAAGAGTCAGCCAATCCGCGAGTTGGTATGCCTCATAAAACAAGTGAAACCATGAAAAATATATGTTTAAGTAAAAGACccattgatgaaaaaattatcacaAGATCAAGTCCTTCTGCATCCTCATTCTGATTACTTCCGTTCCGACATGCATTGGAACCGAATGCAGCCGATATGGTAAACCAACCAATCAAAGCTGCTTATGAAGCCTTTGTCTTATCAAATTAGCACCTACCAAGTGGCTTACTCAAAGATGcatatgtaggaaccagatctagggtttcagggttagatcttgaaactttttcaagatcatacagcggaagactaaaataaatcaaaatttattttttaaaaccagagaattcctagatctaagattctattacatgattattacatagcattaaatcaaaaattaaaatatataaatatagcatgaactacatgttgatcatatcaacatgtttctgtaccacatctaatgtatgtattaaacaatagatcagatctattaccttacaagttagacgctctaacctcgctgatccgggcttaaggatgatgttgcaagtcgcacacgcgtccgacctctaagagtcgtccacacgagctcacgaatctcgatcagaagtcctgcttcaggaaatcagcacagtatgctagtactgcgctgatccttctttgatggttgatcaggtgcctccttcttcttgatttggactcttctaaagatgaaaagtaaaaggaggagtttcagatctgagacactctcagaaaactcaagatggagggaggaaagatatgaaaacaaaaaatcctagaagaagaccctcttcttcttcacgtttttctctctagataccctaacttgcgtcttttatatctccacgacccaaaggtctttctctctgatttttggatggcacaaaggtctctcaaatctctgtcttctccaaaaatttcatgaagaaactcattttatacagagagatatgatagagtccttgtctaggtcaaatacctagtcaaggcttatccaaacatggcaagttaaggggcgtccaactcttgagcacctcctccatattttcgtgcatggatcaccagcaaaggatgcacaatgtgtaccctaaaagccatgaaaattccaaaaaaaatttggataaattcggcgcaaaattgaaagagttttggatttctaaaactctatctcatagaattcgaaatccaaacttattcctttttgatttgatccaaaccaccttccatgtaagaaagaagagaggaaaccttttgtgaacgtgggagagacctgggagagggcttttgtcacacaaaataagtggagattgacgttgaataagagagagggcgtggggaaggcttatgtggcgcaaggtggaatcctagtcttactaggattctatcttatgacttgttttaatttgatttcccaaatcaaatcaaaccaaaattagatcaacctaattaaaataggtcttaacccaattaagaacctaatttaatcagattaaattagatttaaatctgatttaatcttctaatcaaattagaaattagattgacccaagtcctagttgaactaggactagtttttccttgcacttggcttatccaataaaccaattggacttgatccaatcaaatccaaactaaatttaattaaatcatatttaattagacttaatttcagcccattggcttaatcaaattaagccaattaacaatcgaattgctaatcgatcctcctgcaatacttgcactgggttaaatgtcaatcgtattgatcatttaaccctagaacgattcttaatcattgatcaaccatccgatcggatcatgaactctaatgtgtgtgacctcataggtccgaacctaagtcggtagcacagaaataaatttttgtaccaatcgaagtgaccatctagcaatggtacccgacgaccaaataggtcgaatgtgtagaacaacatccttagaacccatgcggatatagttttcatataattcatctccttgaccaaaatgatcataggacacctcagagttcaactgtcaactctgatcaggttgttcgcattgtatttcaaaatatcaaatccatctgatggattatcctggccaaagttttgctaaattgaaatacagcgactcattcttctccaactcttggagtggtcaatcccatctcgattacactctgactttgcaagtacttgactgtgcccagaagcctttcgtccctgaattagaaattcagttagtccagtaccaaagcacagtgagttgcttgcaagtcactgaggcaatctcaggtctaagggacacttatacctatatcccatcagagacattctcaacagcagaatactctagagttggtcacgttcaatgatgatgtacccttacatctcacctgtatgccataccagtgtctccacactctttggttaagaggacaacctacccatatggcctacagcgacctatgctcgatagaagctgtcgtccttattaacagcttatcatttggtcgtgaacagttttaaggactaatcgataaatcctctctttatcgaacttaaatagtcctaaggacttcatcataacaacggagttcattagaagatgaaagcttatgatgaagatgccaaatatattttatttattaacaaatcaattacaatacttggttgctcaaccgtcaacagcttgacgattgactttttgggacacatttctcaacaacttccacttgtcctaaagccactcggcacagtatctaatacccatcttcgacttgtggttggctaggttctcctttctattgatcttctgaaggttgacgtcacctcgatccatgatctctcggaccaggtggaagcggtgcaagatgtgcttcatccgctgatgtgctttgggttccttcatctgagctatggcaccagtgctgtcgcagtagagcaagactggaccatcgagggagggtgctactctgagctcgttgataaattttctcagccacacagcttccttcgcggtatccgatgctgcgatgtactctgcttcacaaacagagtctgccacagtatgctgtttggaactcttccagcagatggctccaccattcagagtaaagatataacccgacacgctcctgctgtcatcatggtcagattggaagctggagtctgtgaaccccacaagtttcagatttgactcgccataaaccaaccattggtcctagtatttctcaaatacttaaggatggctttaaccacttttcagggattttctccaggatcagattggtatctactcactactcctagtgagtatgccacatctgatcttgtacatgtaatggcgtacatgatagatcccacggctgaaacatatgggactctactcatacgctctctctcttcaggagttgtcggacaatccttcttagagaaagaaattccatggcctatcggtagatagcccttcttgaaattctccatgctgaacctcttcagcacagtgtctatgtacatggactgggataacccaagcatccttttggatctatccttatagatcttcatccctaggatgtaggatgcttcaccaaagtccttcatggagaactgtgatgacaacaaaacttttattccctgtagtgcagggatgtcattcccgattaagagaatatcatccacgtacaagataaggaataccacaactggaccatttgcccatttatagatgcaaggctcttctccattcttaatgaagccatacgttttgatcaccttatcaaaatgcatgttccaactccgagaagcttgcttcaatccataaatagatctctgaagcttgcacaccttggactcatctgtggatgtaaacccctcaggttgtatcatatacacctcttcagtcagctctccattcaggaaagctgtctttacatccatctgtcagatctcataatccagatgggcagctattgcaagcattatctgaatggatttgagcattgccacaggagaaaatgtctcgtcatagtcaataccataacgttgacgataccccttgacgaccagacgggctttataggtctccacctttccatctgcgcccctcttccttttgaagatccatttacacccaatgggtttaaccccttcaggtggatcaaccaatgtccatacatcgttgaccttcatggactccatttcggatttcatggcttcaagccatttttcagaatcaggtctctgcattacatccatataggtgatcggatcctcattattctcatcaagttcgatgggatcaccgtctcggatcaagaaaccatagtatctgtccggctgacgcggtactctaccggatcgccttaatggtgcaagtatattgggctccggatctgatctaatcatatccgactcaggttcagctattggtgtcggtccttctacctgttgaacttcatcaagttcaaccttagaggcaacggttccttcaccaaggaacttcttttctaaaaagattatcttaagactgacgaacaccttttgttcatcagcatggtagaaaaaatatccttttgtctctttggggtatcctatgaatgagcatttgtcagacctaggtccaagtttgtctgtgattaatcgtttgacataggtcgggcacccccagaccctaaggtgtgaaagtactgacttacgccctgtccatatctcatatggagtcttaattacagacttacttggaaccctatttaacagataacagaccgattcgagtgcatatccccagaaggatatcggcaagctagcaaaatccatcatggatcggaccatgtctaaccgagtccgattcctcctttcagacacaccattatgctgtggtgttcctggaggagtccattgggagagaatcccattctctcctagatatgtgagaaattcactagaaaggtattctcctcctcgatcagatcgaagagttttaatactcttcccagtttgtttttctacttcacttcggaatcatttgaacatttcaaatgaatccgacttatgtttcatcagataaacatatccatatcgggataggtcatccgtgaaagttatgaagtagaaatatcaacctctagcactggtgctcatgggcccgcatacatcagtatgtactaggcccaagagcttagtagctctctcaccttttccagtaaaaggtgacttggtcattttaccaagaagacaggactcacaggttggaagtgattcataatcactaacttcgaggattccctcttgagtcaacctgtttattctgttcttgtttatatgacctagcctccaatgtcataagtagatatctgacatactatctaatctagggtgcttgccaattgaatagactcttatcgggcttgatctttttggtctggctctgcactgatgtcccagcctgaacttgcaaccttcttcactttcttctttttgttcttcttccctttctcaaaaggtcgagaatcagaagacgaacctcccactaagttcaccgactccttgtgaagttggtgatccttctcaaagttctgaagcaaccccagtaacccgtggtagtttacttcaggctttatcattctataatgagtgaggaatgggagattagacttgggcagcgagttcagtattgcatctttcccaagctgctcatgcaagaaaaagtcgagcttgctcaatcgttccatcagctcgatcatgtataatacatgatcagtgacagaggcaccatcctgcattttggcgttgaagatggcacaactagtcttgtacctctccacgtcatcgggtgtgccaaaggcatcctccaacacttgaagcatgtcctttgactgagccgtctcgaatctacgactgaactcatcgctcatggtagccagcatgatacagcgcaccgtggtccggtcactgagccacttctggtaagtgtctctcactgttccacgtgcattggcagctggctcctcaggtgcaggatccattatcacatataggatccattcatgctccaggactatcttcaactttcggtaccagctaccgaagttgggtcccaccaacttatcattgtccaacaatgatcagagcgatagggagtggccatatttgtacaaaagagaaccataacctaattagtaattgattcattaaatctaaaaatttggactttaatcaaaagatttctcccactattttattcgaattggtagcctctacctccaactcgaggaattaccctaattccttagcgggtactagaatccacttagattgcacacaagctcaactttggttggtcaacccatgtacatctaagggtaggttcataaccaattatttctctaaataatttttagtaattttaattttgccccagaaacctaatcagtaggctttggcctctactgtaaggatccggttaggtccaaccattaacatgatcatacttggtgtatctaaccaacgaatgattaagcccaactttggttggctcacctcaccaccattagagagacacttccaagtcgtcatatgatgagtgataattccattagtcaacaagcaccaggcctttgggtctgcaatgattattgagttaatggactcattatcaaacaccttaatgggaggctatgactcagttatctctataactttgtcattttaaggacctaataattttagaggatttaaataatatagaggatgaggtcagatgaaccagcttatcatgatcctcccactgacttcaccaagtcagcttaagggagaccattaaaagggctggtctaggagcacctaaatcagtcacactgatttacctagctgacatgggtcagctcgaatagtcaagtgatccgatcaaaatataatttcaccaagaggccaggtaagttcgattagtgggagggtctgccaaagcttg
The DNA window shown above is from Elaeis guineensis isolate ETL-2024a chromosome 8, EG11, whole genome shotgun sequence and carries:
- the LOC105035711 gene encoding histidine-containing phosphotransfer protein 2 isoform X2 — protein: MFAEGLLDEQFQQLQMLQDGSNPGFVAEVVTLFCEDSERILADLTKLMDQAVVDYSKVDAYVHQLKGSSSSVGTQNVKLACIQFRQFCEENNQEGCMRALNVVKHEYYHLRSKFETMLQLENRIQAYETKQQN
- the LOC105035711 gene encoding histidine-containing phosphotransfer protein 2 isoform X1 encodes the protein MAATALKEQLNGLVNSMFAEGLLDEQFQQLQMLQDGSNPGFVAEVVTLFCEDSERILADLTKLMDQAVVDYSKVDAYVHQLKGSSSSVGTQNVKLACIQFRQFCEENNQEGCMRALNVVKHEYYHLRSKFETMLQLENRIQAYETKQQN
- the LOC105035711 gene encoding histidine-containing phosphotransfer protein 2 isoform X3; the protein is MAATALKEQLNGLVNSMFAEGLLDEQFQQLQMLQDGSNPGFVAEVVTLFCEDSERILADLTKLMDQAVVDYSKVDAYVHQLKGSSSRCMRALNVVKHEYYHLRSKFETMLQLENRIQAYETKQQN